One region of Trichosurus vulpecula isolate mTriVul1 chromosome 1, mTriVul1.pri, whole genome shotgun sequence genomic DNA includes:
- the CDKN2D gene encoding cyclin-dependent kinase 4 inhibitor D produces the protein MLLEEISAGDRLSGAAARGDVKEVRRLLHQEFVHPDSLNRFGKTALQVMMFGSSPIALELLKQGASPNVQDGSGTSPAHDAARTGFLDTLRVLVEHGADVNVPDGSGALPIHLAVREGHAAVVSFLAGESDLQHRDAGGLTPLELARQCGAGQLGRILERHLPTPSL, from the exons ATGTTGCTAGAGGAGATAAGCGCCGGGGACCGGCTCAGTGGGGCTGCGGCCCGGGGAGATGTGAAGGAGGTGCGGCGCCTCCTTCACCAGGAATTCGTGCATCCCGACTCCCTGAACCGCTTCGGCAAGACCGCCCTGCAG GTCATGATGTTCGGGAGCTCGCCCATCGCCCTAGAGCTGCTAAAGCAGGGAGCCAGCCCCAACGTTCAGGACGGATCGGGCACCTCCCCGGCCCACGACGCAGCGCGCACAGGGTTCCTGGACACTCTTCGGGTCCTGGTGGAACACGGCGCTGACGTGAACGTTCCCGACGGTTCCGGGGCGCTGCCTATCCACCTGGCTGTGAGGGAGGGTCACGCTGCCGTGGTCAGCTTCCTGGCCGGGGAATCCGACCTGCAGCACCGGGATGCCGGGGGCCTCACGCCCCTTGAGCTGGCTCGTCAGTGTGGAGCCGGGCAGTTGGGGCGGATCTTGGAGAGGCACCTCCCTACTCCATCGTTGTGA
- the AP1M2 gene encoding AP-1 complex subunit mu-2 isoform X1 — protein sequence MSASAVFILDMKGKPLICRNYKGDVNMAEIDHFMPLLMQKEEEGALTPLLTHGRVHFLWIKHSNLYLVATTLKNANASLVYSFLYKVVEVFSEYFKELEEESIRDNFVIVYELLDELMDFGFPQTTDSKILQEYITQQGNKLETGKSRVPPTVTNAVSWRSEGLKYKKNEVFIDVIESVNLLVNANGSVLLSEIVGTIKLKVFLSGMPELRLGLNDRVLFELTGRNKNKSVELEDVKFHQCVRLSRFDNDRTISFIPPDGDFELMSYRLNTQVKPLIWIESVIEKFSHSRVEIMVKAKGQFKKQSVANSVEIAVPVPSDADSPRFKTSVGSAKYLPEKNVVIWNIKSFPGGKEYLMRAHFGLPSVEKEEVEGRPPISVKFEIPYFTVSGIQVRYMKIIEKSGYQALPWVRYITQSGDYQLRTS from the exons ATGTCTGCCTCTGCTGTTTTCATTCTGGACATGAAGGGGAAG CCCTTGATCTGTCGGAACTACAAGGGGGATGTGAACATGGCAGAGATTGACCACTTCATGCCCCTGCTGatgcagaaggaagaagagggagcccTGACTCCGCTGCTGACCCATGGCAGGGTGCACTTCCTGTGGATCAAACACAGCAACCTTTACT TGGTGGCCACCACGCTGAAGAATGCCAATGCTTCCCTAGTGTATTCATTCCTCTACAAGGTTGTGGAG GTATTCTCTGAGTACTTCAAGGAGCTAGAGGAGGAGAGCATCCGGGACAATTTTGTCATTGTCTATGAGCTGTTGGATGAGCTCATGGATTTTGGCTTTCCCCAGACCACGGACAGCAAAATCCTCCAGGA gTACATTACCCAGCAGGGCAACAAATTAGAGACAGGCAAATCCCGGGTGCCTCCAACAGTCACTAATGCTGTGTCTTGGCGCTCGGAGGGTCTCAAATATAAGAAGAACGAAGTTTTCATTGATGTGATTGAGTCTGTCAACCTACTG GTCAACGCCAATGGGAGTGTGCTGCTGAGTGAGATCGTGGGCACCATTAAGCTGAAGGTGTTCTTGTCTGGCATGCCGGAGCTGAGATTGGGCCTCAATGACAGGGTGCTTTTTGAACTCACTGGAC GCAACAAAAACAAGTCTGTCGAATTGGAAGATGTTAAGTTCCATCAGTGTGTACGGCTCTCGAGATTTGACAATGATCGAACCATCTCCTTCATCCCACCCGATGGTGACTTTGAGCTCATGTCTTATCGGCTCAACACCCAG gtaaaaccactgatctggattGAGTCTGTCATTGAGAAGTTCTCACACAGCCGAGTAGAAATTATGGTTAAG GCTAAAGGCCAGTTTAAGAAGCAGTCAGTGGCCAATAGCGTGGAGATCGCGGTCCCAGTACCCAGTGATGCAGATTCCCCTCGATTCAAAACCAGCGTGGGCAGTGCCAAGTACCTGCCTGAGAAAAATGTGGTTATCTGGAACATCAAGTCCTTTCCT GGAGGAAAGGAGTACCTAATGAGAGCACACTTTGGCCTACCCAGCGTGGAGAAAGAGGAGGTGGAGGGCCGACCTCCCATCTCTGTCAAATTTGAGATTCCTTACTTCACTGTCTCTGGGATTCAG GTCCGGTACATGAAGATCATTGAAAAGAGTGGGTACCAGGCCCTTCCCTGGGTTCGATACATCACCCAGAGTGGGG ATTATCAGCTTCGGACCAGCTAG
- the AP1M2 gene encoding AP-1 complex subunit mu-2 isoform X2 gives MSASAVFILDMKGKPLICRNYKGDVNMAEIDHFMPLLMQKEEEGALTPLLTHGRVHFLWIKHSNLYLVATTLKNANASLVYSFLYKVVEVFSEYFKELEEESIRDNFVIVYELLDELMDFGFPQTTDSKILQEYITQQGNKLETGKSRVPPTVTNAVSWRSEGLKYKKNEVFIDVIESVNLLVNANGSVLLSEIVGTIKLKVFLSGMPELRLGLNDRVLFELTGLSGNKNKSVELEDVKFHQCVRLSRFDNDRTISFIPPDGDFELMSYRLNTQVKPLIWIESVIEKFSHSRVEIMVKAKGQFKKQSVANSVEIAVPVPSDADSPRFKTSVGSAKYLPEKNVVIWNIKSFPGGKEYLMRAHFGLPSVEKEEVEGRPPISVKFEIPYFTVSGIQVRYMKIIEKSGYQALPWVRYITQSGDYQLRTS, from the exons ATGTCTGCCTCTGCTGTTTTCATTCTGGACATGAAGGGGAAG CCCTTGATCTGTCGGAACTACAAGGGGGATGTGAACATGGCAGAGATTGACCACTTCATGCCCCTGCTGatgcagaaggaagaagagggagcccTGACTCCGCTGCTGACCCATGGCAGGGTGCACTTCCTGTGGATCAAACACAGCAACCTTTACT TGGTGGCCACCACGCTGAAGAATGCCAATGCTTCCCTAGTGTATTCATTCCTCTACAAGGTTGTGGAG GTATTCTCTGAGTACTTCAAGGAGCTAGAGGAGGAGAGCATCCGGGACAATTTTGTCATTGTCTATGAGCTGTTGGATGAGCTCATGGATTTTGGCTTTCCCCAGACCACGGACAGCAAAATCCTCCAGGA gTACATTACCCAGCAGGGCAACAAATTAGAGACAGGCAAATCCCGGGTGCCTCCAACAGTCACTAATGCTGTGTCTTGGCGCTCGGAGGGTCTCAAATATAAGAAGAACGAAGTTTTCATTGATGTGATTGAGTCTGTCAACCTACTG GTCAACGCCAATGGGAGTGTGCTGCTGAGTGAGATCGTGGGCACCATTAAGCTGAAGGTGTTCTTGTCTGGCATGCCGGAGCTGAGATTGGGCCTCAATGACAGGGTGCTTTTTGAACTCACTGGAC tTTCAGGCAACAAAAACAAGTCTGTCGAATTGGAAGATGTTAAGTTCCATCAGTGTGTACGGCTCTCGAGATTTGACAATGATCGAACCATCTCCTTCATCCCACCCGATGGTGACTTTGAGCTCATGTCTTATCGGCTCAACACCCAG gtaaaaccactgatctggattGAGTCTGTCATTGAGAAGTTCTCACACAGCCGAGTAGAAATTATGGTTAAG GCTAAAGGCCAGTTTAAGAAGCAGTCAGTGGCCAATAGCGTGGAGATCGCGGTCCCAGTACCCAGTGATGCAGATTCCCCTCGATTCAAAACCAGCGTGGGCAGTGCCAAGTACCTGCCTGAGAAAAATGTGGTTATCTGGAACATCAAGTCCTTTCCT GGAGGAAAGGAGTACCTAATGAGAGCACACTTTGGCCTACCCAGCGTGGAGAAAGAGGAGGTGGAGGGCCGACCTCCCATCTCTGTCAAATTTGAGATTCCTTACTTCACTGTCTCTGGGATTCAG GTCCGGTACATGAAGATCATTGAAAAGAGTGGGTACCAGGCCCTTCCCTGGGTTCGATACATCACCCAGAGTGGGG ATTATCAGCTTCGGACCAGCTAG